Proteins found in one Streptococcus iniae genomic segment:
- a CDS encoding 50S ribosomal protein L23, translating into MNLYDVIKKPVITEKSMYALEEGKYTFEVDTRAHKLLIKQAIEAAFEGVKVASVNTVNVKPKAKRVGRYTGFTSKTKKAIITLTADSKAIELFAAEAE; encoded by the coding sequence ATGAATTTGTACGACGTAATTAAAAAACCAGTTATCACTGAAAAATCAATGTATGCCCTTGAAGAAGGAAAATACACATTTGAAGTCGACACACGTGCGCACAAACTTTTGATTAAGCAAGCTATTGAAGCTGCTTTTGAAGGAGTTAAAGTTGCAAGTGTAAACACTGTTAACGTTAAACCCAAAGCTAAACGCGTTGGTCGTTACACAGGTTTCACTTCAAAAACTAAAAAAGCTATCATCACTCTTACAGCTGATTCTAAAGCAATCGAGTTGTTCGCAGCTGAAGCTGAATAA
- the rplB gene encoding 50S ribosomal protein L2: MGIKVYKPTTNGRRNMTSLDFAEITTSTPEKSLLVSLKNKAGRNNNGRITVRHQGGGHKRHYRVIDFKRNKDAVEAVVKTIEYDPNRTANIALVHYTDGVKAYIIAPKGLEVGQRIVSGPDADIKIGNALPLANIPVGTVIHNIELKPGKGGELVRAAGASAQVLGQEGKYVLVRLQSGEVRMILGTCRATVGTVGNEQQSLVNIGKAGRNRWKGIRPTVRGSVMNPNDHPHGGGEGKAPVGRKAPSTPWGKPALGLKTRNKKAKSDKLIIRRRNAK; this comes from the coding sequence GTGGGTATTAAAGTTTATAAACCAACGACAAATGGCCGTCGTAACATGACTTCTTTGGATTTCGCTGAAATCACAACAAGCACACCTGAGAAATCATTGCTTGTTTCTCTTAAAAACAAAGCTGGTCGTAACAACAATGGTCGCATCACAGTACGTCACCAAGGTGGCGGACACAAACGTCATTACCGTGTGATTGATTTCAAACGTAATAAAGACGCTGTTGAAGCAGTTGTTAAAACTATTGAATATGATCCAAACCGTACTGCTAACATCGCTCTTGTACATTATACAGATGGTGTTAAAGCTTACATCATTGCACCTAAAGGTCTTGAAGTAGGTCAACGTATTGTTTCTGGTCCAGATGCAGATATCAAAATTGGTAATGCACTTCCATTAGCAAATATTCCAGTAGGTACAGTTATTCATAACATCGAGTTGAAACCTGGTAAAGGTGGAGAACTAGTTCGTGCTGCTGGAGCTTCTGCTCAAGTATTAGGTCAAGAAGGTAAATATGTTCTTGTTCGTCTTCAATCAGGCGAAGTTCGTATGATTCTTGGAACTTGCCGTGCTACTGTTGGTACTGTAGGTAACGAACAACAATCACTTGTTAACATTGGTAAAGCTGGACGTAACCGTTGGAAAGGTATCCGCCCAACAGTTCGTGGTTCTGTAATGAACCCTAACGATCACCCACACGGTGGTGGTGAAGGTAAAGCACCAGTTGGACGTAAAGCGCCATCTACTCCATGGGGTAAACCTGCGCTTGGTCTTAAAACTCGTAACAAGAAAGCTAAATCTGACAAACTTATTATTCGTCGTCGTAACGCTAAATAA
- the rpsS gene encoding 30S ribosomal protein S19 — translation MGRSLKKGPFVDEHLMKKVEAQANDEKKKVIKTWSRRSTIFPSFIGYTIAVYDGRKHVPVYIQEDMVGHKLGEFAPTRTYKGHAADDKKTRR, via the coding sequence ATGGGACGTAGTCTTAAAAAAGGACCTTTCGTCGATGAGCATTTAATGAAAAAAGTTGAAGCTCAAGCAAATGACGAAAAGAAAAAAGTAATTAAAACTTGGTCACGTCGTTCAACGATTTTCCCAAGTTTCATCGGATATACAATCGCAGTTTATGATGGACGTAAACATGTACCTGTTTACATTCAAGAAGACATGGTAGGTCACAAGCTTGGTGAATTTGCACCAACTCGTACTTACAAAGGTCACGCAGCTGACGACAAGAAAACACGTCGTTAA
- the rplV gene encoding 50S ribosomal protein L22 yields MAEITSAKAMARTVRVSPRKTRLVLDLIRGKNVADAIAILKFTPNKAARVIEKTLNSAIANAENNFGLEKANLVVSETFANEGPTMKRFRPRAKGSASPINKRTTHVTVVVSEK; encoded by the coding sequence ATGGCAGAAATTACTTCAGCTAAAGCAATGGCTCGTACAGTGCGTGTTTCACCTCGTAAAACACGTTTAGTACTTGATCTTATCCGTGGTAAGAACGTTGCTGACGCAATCGCAATCTTAAAATTCACTCCAAACAAAGCAGCTCGTGTTATTGAGAAAACTCTTAACTCAGCTATTGCAAATGCAGAAAACAACTTTGGTTTGGAAAAAGCTAATTTGGTAGTATCTGAAACATTCGCAAACGAAGGACCAACGATGAAACGTTTCCGTCCACGTGCGAAAGGATCAGCTTCACCAATCAACAAACGTACAACTCACGTAACTGTAGTTGTATCAGAAAAATAA
- the rpsC gene encoding 30S ribosomal protein S3, translated as MGQKVHPIGMRVGIIRDWDAKWYAEKEYADYLHEDLAIRKFIQKELAEASVSTIEIERAINKVIVSLHTAKPGMVIGKGGANVDALRGKLNKLTGKQVHINIIEIKSPDLDAHLVGENIARQLEQRVAFRRAQKQAIQRTMRAGAKGIKTQVSGRLNGADIARAEGYSEGTVPLHTLRADIDYAWEEADTTYGKLGVKVWIYRGEVLPARKNTKGGK; from the coding sequence GTGGGTCAAAAAGTACATCCAATTGGTATGCGTGTCGGAATCATCCGTGACTGGGATGCGAAATGGTATGCTGAAAAAGAATACGCGGATTACCTTCATGAAGATTTAGCAATCCGTAAATTTATTCAAAAAGAATTAGCAGAAGCTTCAGTTTCAACAATTGAAATTGAACGTGCTATTAATAAAGTTATTGTTTCACTACACACTGCAAAACCAGGTATGGTTATCGGTAAAGGTGGAGCAAACGTTGACGCTTTACGCGGAAAACTTAACAAATTAACTGGAAAACAAGTACACATCAACATTATTGAAATCAAATCACCAGATCTTGATGCTCACCTTGTTGGTGAAAACATTGCTCGTCAACTTGAGCAACGTGTTGCTTTCCGTCGTGCTCAAAAACAAGCTATCCAACGCACAATGCGTGCAGGTGCAAAAGGGATTAAAACTCAAGTATCTGGTCGTTTAAACGGTGCTGATATCGCTCGTGCTGAAGGTTATTCAGAAGGAACTGTTCCTCTTCATACTCTTCGTGCTGATATCGATTACGCTTGGGAAGAAGCAGACACTACATATGGTAAACTTGGTGTTAAAGTTTGGATCTATCGTGGTGAAGTTCTTCCAGCTCGTAAAAACACTAAAGGAGGCAAATAA
- the rplP gene encoding 50S ribosomal protein L16 has translation MLVPKRVKHRREFRGKMRGEAKGGKEVSFGEYGLQATTSSWITNRQIEAARIAMTRYMKRGGKVWIKIFPHKSYTAKAIGVRMGSGKGAPEGWVSPVKRGKIMFEIAGVSEEVAREALRLASHKLPVKCKIVKREAE, from the coding sequence ATGTTAGTACCTAAACGTGTTAAACACCGTCGTGAATTCCGTGGGAAAATGCGTGGTGAAGCAAAAGGTGGAAAAGAAGTTTCATTTGGTGAATACGGTCTTCAAGCTACAACAAGCTCATGGATTACAAACCGTCAAATCGAAGCTGCTCGTATTGCGATGACTCGTTATATGAAACGTGGTGGTAAAGTTTGGATTAAAATTTTCCCTCACAAATCTTATACTGCTAAAGCTATTGGGGTTCGTATGGGTTCTGGTAAAGGGGCACCTGAAGGTTGGGTATCACCTGTTAAACGTGGCAAAATTATGTTTGAAATCGCTGGCGTTTCTGAAGAAGTTGCACGCGAAGCTCTACGTCTTGCTAGCCACAAATTACCAGTTAAATGCAAAATCGTAAAACGTGAAGCAGAATAA
- the rpmC gene encoding 50S ribosomal protein L29, whose translation MKLEEIKKFVAELRGLSQEELAKKENELKKELFDLRFQAAAGQLDQTARLNEVKKQIARVKTVQSEMK comes from the coding sequence ATGAAACTTGAAGAAATCAAAAAGTTTGTTGCTGAGCTTCGTGGCTTGTCTCAAGAAGAGCTTGCTAAGAAAGAAAACGAACTCAAAAAAGAACTTTTCGACCTTCGTTTTCAAGCTGCAGCAGGTCAACTTGATCAAACTGCTCGTTTGAACGAAGTTAAAAAACAAATTGCACGTGTTAAAACTGTGCAATCTGAAATGAAATAA
- the rpsQ gene encoding 30S ribosomal protein S17 has product MERNQRRTLVGRVVSDKMDKTITVIVETKRNHPVYGKRINYSKKYKAHDEKNLAKEGDIVRIMETRPLSATKRFRLVEVLEEAVII; this is encoded by the coding sequence ATGGAACGTAATCAACGTAGAACCCTTGTTGGACGTGTCGTATCTGACAAGATGGATAAAACAATCACTGTTATAGTTGAAACAAAACGTAACCACCCAGTCTATGGTAAACGTATCAACTATTCTAAAAAATATAAAGCACATGACGAAAAGAACCTTGCTAAAGAAGGCGATATCGTTCGTATCATGGAAACTCGTCCACTATCAGCTACAAAACGCTTCCGTCTTGTAGAGGTATTGGAAGAAGCTGTTATTATCTAA
- the rplN gene encoding 50S ribosomal protein L14 yields the protein MIQQETRLKVADNSGAREILTIKVLGGSGRKFANIGDVIVASVKQATPGGAVKKGDVVKAVIVRTKTGARRPDGSYIKFDDNAAVIIRDDKTPRGTRIFGPVARELREGGYMKIVSLAPEVL from the coding sequence ATGATTCAACAAGAAACTCGCTTAAAAGTTGCTGATAATAGCGGTGCCCGTGAAATCTTAACTATCAAAGTACTTGGTGGTTCAGGACGTAAATTCGCTAACATCGGTGACGTAATCGTTGCTTCTGTAAAACAAGCTACTCCTGGTGGAGCAGTTAAAAAAGGTGATGTTGTGAAAGCAGTTATCGTTCGTACAAAAACTGGTGCTCGCCGTCCAGACGGTTCATACATCAAATTTGACGATAATGCTGCAGTAATCATCCGTGATGACAAAACTCCTCGCGGAACTCGTATCTTTGGTCCAGTTGCACGTGAATTACGTGAAGGTGGATACATGAAGATCGTTTCACTTGCACCAGAAGTACTTTAA
- the rplX gene encoding 50S ribosomal protein L24 translates to MFVKKGDKVRVIAGKDKGTEAVVLKALPKVNKVVVEGVGIIKKHQKPNTENPQGAIVEKEAPIHVSNVQVLDKNGVAGRVGYKVVDGKKVRYSKKSGEVLD, encoded by the coding sequence ATGTTTGTAAAAAAAGGCGACAAAGTTCGCGTTATTGCTGGTAAGGATAAAGGAACTGAAGCAGTAGTTCTTAAAGCCCTTCCAAAAGTTAACAAAGTTGTTGTTGAAGGTGTTGGAATAATCAAAAAACACCAAAAACCTAACACTGAAAACCCTCAAGGAGCTATCGTAGAAAAAGAAGCTCCAATCCATGTATCAAACGTACAAGTTCTTGATAAAAATGGTGTAGCAGGACGTGTTGGTTATAAAGTTGTTGACGGCAAAAAAGTTCGTTACAGCAAAAAATCAGGCGAAGTGCTTGATTAA
- the rplE gene encoding 50S ribosomal protein L5 has protein sequence MANRLKEKYTNEVIPALSEKFNYTTVMAVPKVEKIVLNMGVGDAVSNAKNLEKAAAELALISGQKPLITKAKKSIAGFRLREGVAIGAKVTLRGERMYEFLDKLVSVSLPRVRDFHGVPTKSFDGRGNYTLGVKEQLIFPEINFDDVDKVRGLDIVIVTTANTDEEGRELLKGLGMPFAK, from the coding sequence ATGGCAAATCGTTTAAAAGAAAAATATACTAACGAAGTAATTCCTGCGTTGTCAGAGAAATTCAATTACACAACAGTTATGGCTGTGCCAAAAGTTGAGAAAATCGTTCTTAACATGGGTGTTGGTGATGCTGTGTCAAACGCAAAAAACCTTGAAAAAGCTGCTGCTGAATTAGCACTTATCTCAGGTCAAAAACCACTTATTACTAAAGCTAAGAAATCAATCGCTGGCTTCCGTCTTCGTGAAGGTGTTGCGATCGGTGCGAAAGTAACACTTCGTGGCGAACGTATGTACGAATTCCTAGACAAACTCGTTAGCGTTTCACTTCCTCGTGTTCGTGACTTCCACGGAGTTCCAACAAAATCTTTTGATGGACGTGGTAACTACACACTTGGTGTGAAAGAACAACTTATCTTCCCAGAAATCAACTTCGATGATGTTGATAAAGTACGTGGTCTTGATATCGTAATCGTCACTACTGCAAATACTGACGAAGAAGGTCGCGAATTGCTTAAAGGCCTTGGAATGCCTTTTGCAAAATAA
- a CDS encoding type Z 30S ribosomal protein S14, with product MAKKSMIAKNKRPAKHSTQAYTRCEKCGRPHSVYRKFKLCRVCFRELAYKGQIPGVVKASW from the coding sequence TTGGCTAAAAAATCTATGATTGCTAAGAACAAACGTCCTGCGAAACACTCTACGCAAGCTTATACTCGCTGTGAAAAATGTGGCCGTCCACATTCAGTTTACCGCAAGTTCAAACTTTGCCGTGTTTGCTTCCGTGAATTGGCTTACAAAGGTCAAATTCCAGGTGTTGTAAAAGCTTCTTGGTAA
- the rpsH gene encoding 30S ribosomal protein S8, whose protein sequence is MVMTDPIADFLTRIRNANQAKHEVLEAPASNIKKGIAEILKREGFVKNVEIIEDDKQGIIRVFLKYGQNGERVITNLKRISKPGLRVYSKREDVPKVLNGLGIAIISTSEGLMTDKEARQKNVGGEVIAYVW, encoded by the coding sequence ATGGTTATGACTGACCCAATCGCAGACTTTCTAACACGTATTCGTAATGCTAACCAAGCAAAACACGAAGTATTAGAAGCACCTGCATCAAACATCAAAAAAGGGATTGCTGAAATCCTTAAACGTGAAGGTTTTGTAAAAAACGTTGAAATCATCGAAGATGACAAACAAGGAATCATCCGTGTATTCCTTAAGTATGGTCAAAATGGTGAACGCGTTATCACTAACTTGAAACGTATTTCAAAACCGGGACTTCGTGTTTACTCAAAACGTGAAGATGTTCCTAAAGTTCTTAACGGACTTGGAATTGCTATCATTTCAACTTCAGAAGGTCTTATGACTGATAAAGAAGCTCGCCAAAAAAATGTTGGTGGAGAAGTGATCGCATACGTTTGGTAA
- the rplF gene encoding 50S ribosomal protein L6, translated as MSRIGNKIINLPAGVEISNNNNVVTVKGPKGELTREFNKNIEIKVEGTEITLVRPNDSKEMKTIHGTTRANLNNMVVGISEGFKKDLEMKGVGYRAQLQGNKLVLSVGKSHQDEVEAPEGITFTVATPTTISVEGINKEVVGQTAAYIRSLRSPEPYKGKGIRYVGEYVRLKEGKTGK; from the coding sequence ATGTCACGTATTGGTAATAAAATTATTAATTTACCTGCAGGTGTTGAAATCAGCAACAACAACAATGTTGTTACTGTAAAAGGCCCTAAAGGTGAACTCACTCGTGAGTTCAACAAAAATATTGAAATCAAAGTTGAAGGGACTGAAATCACTTTAGTTCGTCCTAACGACTCAAAAGAAATGAAAACTATCCATGGGACAACTCGTGCAAACTTGAACAACATGGTTGTTGGTATTTCTGAAGGTTTCAAAAAAGATCTTGAAATGAAGGGTGTCGGTTACCGTGCTCAACTTCAAGGAAATAAACTAGTTCTTTCAGTAGGTAAATCTCACCAGGATGAAGTTGAAGCTCCAGAAGGCATTACTTTTACTGTTGCAACTCCAACTACTATCTCAGTAGAAGGAATCAACAAAGAAGTTGTTGGTCAAACTGCTGCTTACATCCGTAGCTTACGTTCACCAGAACCTTATAAAGGTAAAGGTATTCGTTATGTTGGTGAATATGTACGCCTTAAAGAAGGTAAAACTGGTAAATAA
- the rplR gene encoding 50S ribosomal protein L18, with protein MISKPDKNKIRQKRHSRVRGKLSGTAERPRLNVFRSNTGIYAQVIDDVAGVTLASASTLDKDVSKGTKTEQAVVVGKLVAERAVAKGISEVVFDRGGYLYHGRVKALADAARENGLKF; from the coding sequence GTGATTTCTAAACCAGATAAAAATAAAATCCGCCAAAAACGCCATAGTCGTGTGCGCGGTAAACTCTCTGGAACTGCAGAACGCCCACGTTTGAACGTTTTTCGTTCTAATACAGGCATCTACGCTCAAGTGATTGATGACGTAGCGGGTGTAACGCTCGCAAGCGCATCAACTCTTGATAAAGACGTTTCTAAAGGAACAAAAACTGAACAAGCCGTTGTAGTCGGCAAACTTGTTGCTGAACGTGCAGTGGCTAAAGGTATTTCTGAAGTGGTGTTTGACCGCGGTGGATATCTCTATCACGGACGTGTAAAAGCTTTGGCTGATGCAGCTCGTGAAAACGGATTGAAATTCTAA
- the rpsE gene encoding 30S ribosomal protein S5: MAFKDNAVELEERVVAINRVTKVVKGGRRLRFAALVVVGDGNGHVGFGTGKAQEVPEAIRKAVEAAKKNMIEVPMVGTTIPHEVFTNFGGAKVLLKPAVEGSGVAAGGAVRAVVELAGIADITSKSLGSNTPINIVRATVEGMKQLKRAEEVAALRGISVSDLA; the protein is encoded by the coding sequence ATGGCATTTAAAGATAATGCAGTTGAACTAGAAGAACGCGTAGTTGCAATTAACCGTGTTACAAAAGTTGTAAAAGGTGGACGTCGTCTACGCTTTGCTGCTCTTGTAGTTGTCGGTGATGGCAATGGTCACGTTGGTTTTGGAACTGGTAAAGCTCAAGAAGTACCAGAAGCTATTCGTAAAGCAGTAGAAGCTGCTAAAAAGAATATGATTGAAGTACCAATGGTTGGCACAACAATTCCTCACGAAGTTTTCACAAACTTTGGTGGAGCAAAAGTATTGTTGAAACCAGCTGTAGAAGGTTCTGGAGTTGCTGCTGGTGGCGCAGTTCGTGCCGTAGTAGAATTAGCTGGTATTGCTGATATTACTTCAAAATCACTTGGTTCTAACACTCCAATCAACATTGTTCGTGCAACTGTTGAAGGAATGAAACAACTTAAACGCGCAGAAGAAGTTGCTGCACTTCGTGGCATCTCAGTTTCTGACTTAGCTTAA
- the rpmD gene encoding 50S ribosomal protein L30: MAQIKITLTKSPIGRKPEQRKTVVALGLGKLNSSVIKEETPAIRGMVTAISHLVTVEDVK; this comes from the coding sequence ATGGCTCAAATTAAAATTACTTTGACTAAGTCTCCAATCGGACGTAAGCCAGAACAACGCAAAACTGTTGTTGCTCTTGGACTTGGTAAATTAAACTCTTCAGTTATTAAAGAAGAAACTCCTGCTATCCGTGGTATGGTTACAGCGATTTCTCATTTGGTTACTGTTGAAGACGTTAAATAA
- the rplO gene encoding 50S ribosomal protein L15, giving the protein MKLHELKAAEGSRKVRNRVGRGSSSGNGKTSGRGQKGQKSRSGGGVRLGFEGGQTPLFRRMPKRGFSNINAKEYALVNLDQLNVFEDGTEVTPVVLKEAGIVRAEKSGVKVLGNGELTKKLTVKAAKFSKSAEAAITAKGGSIEVI; this is encoded by the coding sequence ATGAAACTTCATGAATTAAAAGCTGCTGAAGGCTCACGTAAAGTACGTAACCGTGTTGGACGTGGATCATCATCAGGTAACGGTAAAACATCTGGACGCGGACAAAAAGGTCAAAAATCACGTAGTGGTGGTGGCGTTCGTTTAGGTTTTGAAGGTGGACAAACACCATTGTTCCGTCGCATGCCAAAACGTGGGTTCTCAAACATCAACGCTAAAGAGTACGCTCTAGTTAACCTTGATCAATTAAACGTATTTGAAGACGGTACAGAAGTAACTCCAGTAGTTCTTAAAGAAGCTGGAATCGTTCGTGCTGAAAAATCAGGCGTTAAAGTTCTTGGTAACGGCGAATTAACTAAAAAATTGACTGTTAAAGCAGCTAAATTCTCAAAATCTGCTGAAGCAGCAATCACTGCTAAAGGTGGTTCTATCGAAGTCATCTAA
- the secY gene encoding preprotein translocase subunit SecY — translation MFLKILKDSLKIKSVRHKIFYTIFIILVFRIGTHITVPGVNAKSLEQLSELPFLNMLNLVSGNAMRNFSVFSMGVSPYITASIVVQLLQMDILPKFVEWGKQGEVGRRKLNQATRYISLVLAFVQSIGITAGFNTLSSVALVSTPNVKTYLLIGALLTTGSVIVTWLGEQITDKGFGNGVSMIIFAGIISSIPNAIANVHEDYFVNVRGNEMQTSYMIVGILIFAILAIVFFTTYVQQAEYKIPIQYTKLVQGAPTSSYLPLKVNPAGVIPVIFASSITTIPSTIIPFFQNGKDIPWLTKLQEVFNYQTPTGMIVYAFLIILFSFFYTFVQVNPEKTAENLQKNSSYIPSVRPGRETEQYMSSLLKKLATVGSVFLAFISLAPIAAQQTLNLSSGIALGGTSLLILISTGIEGMKQLEGYLLKRKYVGFMNTAE, via the coding sequence ATGTTCTTAAAAATACTAAAAGATTCCTTGAAGATAAAGAGTGTTAGACATAAAATTTTCTATACAATCTTTATCATTCTAGTATTCCGAATTGGAACGCATATCACCGTCCCAGGTGTTAATGCAAAAAGCTTAGAGCAATTGAGTGAACTTCCTTTTCTAAATATGTTGAACCTGGTTAGTGGTAATGCCATGAGAAACTTTTCGGTTTTCTCAATGGGGGTTAGTCCTTACATTACTGCTTCAATCGTTGTTCAATTATTACAAATGGATATTTTGCCAAAATTCGTTGAATGGGGAAAACAAGGTGAAGTTGGTCGTCGTAAGTTAAATCAAGCGACACGTTATATTTCACTCGTTCTTGCTTTCGTACAATCAATAGGTATTACGGCAGGTTTTAACACTTTATCAAGTGTTGCTCTAGTATCAACACCAAATGTCAAAACATATTTGCTGATTGGTGCTTTGCTAACAACAGGTAGTGTTATCGTAACATGGCTTGGAGAACAAATTACTGATAAAGGATTTGGTAATGGAGTATCGATGATTATCTTTGCAGGTATTATCTCATCTATTCCAAATGCTATTGCAAATGTTCACGAAGACTATTTTGTCAACGTGCGCGGCAACGAAATGCAAACATCATATATGATTGTTGGTATTTTGATATTTGCCATCCTTGCAATTGTCTTTTTCACAACATATGTTCAACAAGCGGAATACAAAATTCCAATCCAATATACAAAACTTGTACAAGGTGCACCTACAAGTTCATACCTTCCTTTGAAAGTTAATCCAGCTGGCGTTATTCCCGTTATCTTTGCTAGCTCGATAACAACTATTCCAAGTACAATCATACCTTTCTTTCAAAATGGTAAAGATATTCCTTGGTTAACAAAACTACAAGAAGTTTTTAACTATCAAACACCAACTGGTATGATAGTTTATGCATTTTTGATTATCTTGTTCTCATTCTTCTATACATTTGTTCAGGTTAACCCTGAAAAGACAGCTGAAAATCTTCAAAAGAATTCATCTTATATCCCAAGTGTACGACCTGGTCGAGAAACAGAACAATACATGTCATCATTGCTTAAGAAACTAGCTACTGTAGGATCTGTTTTCCTAGCCTTTATTTCTTTAGCGCCAATAGCAGCTCAACAAACCCTTAACCTTTCTTCTGGAATTGCTTTGGGTGGAACAAGCTTGCTCATTTTGATTTCGACTGGTATTGAAGGCATGAAACAGCTTGAAGGATACTTACTCAAGAGAAAATATGTCGGATTTATGAATACAGCAGAATAG
- a CDS encoding adenylate kinase encodes MNLLIMGLPGAGKGTQAAKIVEEFGVIHISTGDMFRAAMANQTEMGKLAKSFIDKGDLVPDEVTNGIVKERLAQDDIKEKGFLLDGYPRTIDQAHALDLTLKELELTLDGVINIEVDPASLLERLSGRIINKKTGETFHKVFNPPVGDYDENDFYQREDDKPETVKRRLDVNIAQGQPIIDHYREAGIVKDIEGNQDISDVFVDIKSVIEKLK; translated from the coding sequence ATGAATCTTTTAATTATGGGATTGCCAGGTGCCGGAAAAGGAACACAAGCAGCAAAAATCGTTGAAGAATTTGGAGTTATCCATATTTCAACTGGTGATATGTTCCGTGCAGCAATGGCAAATCAAACTGAGATGGGCAAGTTAGCAAAATCATTTATCGATAAAGGCGACTTAGTTCCAGATGAAGTGACAAACGGCATTGTTAAAGAACGCCTTGCTCAAGATGATATTAAAGAAAAAGGTTTCTTACTAGACGGGTACCCACGTACTATTGATCAAGCACATGCATTAGATTTAACTTTAAAAGAATTAGAGTTAACTTTAGATGGTGTTATTAATATCGAAGTGGATCCAGCATCATTATTAGAACGTCTTAGTGGTCGTATCATTAACAAAAAAACAGGAGAAACTTTCCACAAAGTCTTTAACCCACCAGTTGGAGATTATGATGAAAATGATTTTTATCAACGTGAAGATGACAAACCTGAAACTGTTAAACGTCGCTTAGATGTTAATATTGCTCAAGGCCAACCAATTATCGATCATTATCGTGAGGCTGGAATTGTTAAAGATATTGAAGGAAATCAAGACATTTCAGATGTTTTTGTTGACATCAAGTCAGTTATTGAAAAGCTAAAATAA
- the infA gene encoding translation initiation factor IF-1, translating to MAKEDVIEIEGKVVETMPNAMFTVELENGHQILATVSGKIRKNYIRILVGDRVTVEMSPYDLTRGRITYRFK from the coding sequence GTGGCAAAAGAAGACGTGATTGAAATTGAAGGCAAAGTTGTAGAAACGATGCCAAATGCAATGTTTACTGTTGAACTAGAAAATGGACATCAAATTCTAGCAACTGTTTCAGGAAAAATCCGTAAAAATTACATTCGTATTTTAGTAGGTGATCGTGTGACAGTAGAAATGAGTCCGTATGACTTAACACGTGGACGCATCACATACCGCTTTAAATAA